A region of Deinococcus apachensis DSM 19763 DNA encodes the following proteins:
- a CDS encoding BON domain-containing protein → MTRYRDHRYDDRDMSQGDRRGDMFRGREDDRFGDDRSRYGDDRSGIGQGYGGSGMDQGRISQGRGGMGSVGYGQGGQGQMSGQYGQSGQGQGMSGSQDYRYADQSYGSMGGMGGGQHQGGQGQYQGGPYQGQGSQYQGQGGQYQGGLYQGGQSQGGQSGSTMVFGAGTGGMSSSGQSGYGQGQGYGQGQMSGQSGMGGHRGKGPRGYQRSDDRIREMVNDALEDDDHIDASEIDVQVQGGEVTLTGTVTDRQQKRRAEDVIENLRGVRDVHNQLRVQGQGGMGMMGQSGMGQSGMSGSGVGQGGLGQSMSGGSGSLGQSGLGSSGMGQSTMGSLGSLGQSGMSGSSGTGLTSETESSNQSGMERLSGGSSTDSSTSDNSTGTFGNMTTGGDNNNQR, encoded by the coding sequence ATGACCCGTTACCGTGATCACCGCTACGACGACCGCGACATGTCCCAGGGTGACCGCCGGGGCGACATGTTCCGGGGCCGCGAGGACGACCGTTTCGGCGATGACCGCTCACGTTACGGAGATGACCGCTCGGGCATAGGGCAGGGCTACGGCGGCTCCGGTATGGATCAGGGCCGTATCAGCCAGGGCCGCGGCGGTATGGGCTCGGTGGGGTACGGCCAGGGCGGACAGGGCCAGATGTCCGGCCAGTACGGGCAGTCCGGCCAGGGTCAGGGTATGTCGGGCAGCCAGGACTACCGTTACGCCGACCAGAGCTACGGGAGCATGGGTGGAATGGGCGGCGGGCAGCATCAGGGCGGCCAGGGCCAGTACCAGGGTGGCCCGTACCAGGGCCAGGGCAGCCAGTATCAGGGGCAGGGCGGTCAGTATCAGGGCGGCTTGTACCAGGGGGGGCAGTCTCAGGGCGGCCAGTCCGGCAGCACGATGGTGTTCGGTGCCGGAACGGGCGGCATGAGCAGCTCGGGTCAGTCGGGGTACGGGCAGGGTCAGGGCTACGGCCAGGGCCAGATGTCCGGCCAGTCGGGAATGGGCGGCCACCGCGGCAAGGGCCCCAGGGGCTACCAGCGCAGCGACGACCGCATCCGCGAGATGGTAAACGACGCGCTGGAGGACGACGACCACATTGACGCCAGCGAGATCGACGTGCAGGTGCAGGGCGGGGAGGTCACCCTGACCGGCACCGTCACCGACCGCCAGCAGAAGCGCCGGGCCGAGGACGTGATCGAGAACCTGCGCGGCGTGCGCGACGTGCATAACCAGCTTCGCGTCCAGGGCCAGGGTGGCATGGGCATGATGGGTCAGTCGGGCATGGGGCAGTCGGGGATGAGCGGCTCTGGCGTGGGTCAGGGCGGGCTGGGCCAATCCATGAGCGGTGGGTCGGGCAGCTTGGGCCAGTCGGGCCTGGGCAGCTCCGGGATGGGCCAATCCACGATGGGCAGCTTGGGCAGTCTGGGCCAGTCGGGGATGAGCGGGTCCTCCGGTACAGGGCTCACCAGCGAGACCGAGTCGAGCAACCAGTCGGGCATGGAGCGGCTGAGCGGCGGCAGTTCCACCGACAGCAGCACGAGCGACAACTCGACGGGCACCTTCGGCAACATGACGACGGGTGGGGACAACAACAATCAGCGCTGA
- a CDS encoding metal-dependent hydrolase produces the protein MQIRFLGQSAFLLESGDHRVLIDPFIEGNPKSPVTLAEALGWNVSAVLISHAHGDHWGNALDFGRAGVPVIGTAEIGGYAHSNGAHNAIGANIGGRVRQEWGSVTFTPAWHSSSFPDGTYGGMPTGLVIEMGGVRVYHAGDTNLFGDMRLIGDRVLDVALLPIGDHYTMGPEEAARALELLRPRVAIPMHYGTFPPLVGDPQVFAREGQARGVEVRVLEPGETTEV, from the coding sequence ATGCAGATTCGTTTCCTGGGGCAGAGCGCCTTCTTGCTGGAGAGTGGTGATCACCGCGTCCTGATCGACCCCTTCATTGAGGGGAACCCGAAGTCGCCGGTGACGCTGGCCGAGGCACTCGGCTGGAACGTCAGCGCGGTGCTGATCAGCCACGCGCACGGCGACCACTGGGGGAACGCGCTGGACTTCGGGCGGGCCGGAGTGCCGGTCATCGGCACCGCCGAGATCGGGGGGTACGCGCACAGCAACGGCGCCCACAACGCTATCGGTGCAAACATCGGCGGCAGGGTGCGTCAGGAGTGGGGCAGCGTCACCTTTACCCCCGCCTGGCACTCGTCCTCCTTCCCGGACGGCACCTACGGCGGAATGCCCACCGGGCTCGTGATCGAGATGGGCGGCGTGCGGGTCTACCACGCAGGCGATACGAACCTGTTCGGCGACATGCGGCTGATCGGCGACCGGGTGCTGGACGTGGCACTGCTGCCTATCGGGGACCACTACACGATGGGGCCGGAGGAGGCGGCCCGCGCGTTGGAACTGCTGCGGCCCCGCGTGGCCATTCCCATGCACTACGGCACGTTCCCGCCGCTGGTCGGCGATCCGCAGGTCTTTGCGCGGGAGGGGCAGGCGCGGGGGGTGGAGGTTCGGGTGCTGGAGCCGGGGGAGACGACGGAGGTGTGA
- a CDS encoding (deoxy)nucleoside triphosphate pyrophosphohydrolase yields the protein MRIVVAGILEREGPDGVRQVLVGARSSPAWAAGLWEFPGGKVEEGETPGEALAREWREELGAEVEAGAEVYRSELTTPVGAFLLVALRVRLRSEEPRPLEHRALAWVAPADLTRLRLLPSNVPIAQALSTAP from the coding sequence ATGCGAATCGTGGTGGCGGGCATTCTGGAGCGCGAGGGGCCGGACGGGGTGCGGCAGGTGCTGGTGGGCGCCCGGTCCTCCCCGGCCTGGGCGGCGGGACTCTGGGAATTTCCCGGGGGCAAGGTGGAGGAGGGCGAGACGCCCGGGGAAGCCCTGGCCCGCGAGTGGCGCGAGGAACTGGGCGCCGAGGTGGAGGCGGGCGCGGAGGTCTACCGGAGCGAGTTGACCACCCCGGTCGGGGCCTTTCTGCTCGTGGCGCTGCGGGTGCGCCTGCGGTCGGAGGAGCCTCGCCCGCTGGAGCACCGCGCCCTAGCGTGGGTGGCGCCCGCCGACCTGACCCGCCTGCGGCTGCTCCCCAGCAATGTGCCCATCGCGCAGGCCCTGAGCACCGCGCCCTGA
- a CDS encoding SDR family oxidoreductase, with protein sequence MTQPHDSSTTFRPDLLTGKHALITGGGSGINLGIARSFAAHGCAVTLLGRNLDKAQNAARGIGEAGGRALGVSADVRDFAALQAAAQSGVEAFGPLDIVIAGAAGNFPAPVDGISPNGFKSVVDIDLLGTYNTIKACAPHLRLPGANILSISAYGVPVPMQAHVVAAKAGVDALTRTLAVEWGLRGVRVNAIIPGPIDGTEGMARLAPDERTRQGFIDTVPLGRFGVPQDIANAALFLVSDAASYVTGVILPVDGGQNMLGGAPQYGMYRRMGLALPGQEG encoded by the coding sequence ATGACCCAGCCCCACGACTCCTCCACCACCTTCCGCCCCGACCTCCTGACCGGCAAGCACGCCCTGATCACCGGGGGTGGCAGCGGCATCAACCTGGGCATCGCGCGCAGTTTCGCCGCGCACGGATGCGCCGTGACCCTCCTGGGCCGCAACCTCGACAAGGCGCAGAACGCGGCGCGTGGCATCGGGGAGGCGGGCGGCCGGGCGCTGGGGGTGTCCGCCGACGTGCGGGATTTCGCGGCGCTCCAGGCGGCGGCGCAATCGGGCGTGGAGGCCTTCGGGCCGCTAGACATCGTGATCGCGGGGGCGGCGGGAAACTTCCCGGCCCCGGTGGACGGCATTTCGCCCAACGGGTTCAAGAGCGTGGTGGACATCGACCTGCTGGGCACCTACAACACGATCAAGGCGTGCGCGCCGCACCTGCGGTTGCCGGGGGCGAACATCCTCTCCATCAGCGCGTACGGGGTGCCGGTGCCCATGCAGGCGCACGTGGTCGCGGCCAAGGCGGGCGTGGACGCCCTGACGCGGACGCTGGCAGTGGAGTGGGGCCTGCGCGGGGTGCGGGTGAACGCGATCATCCCCGGCCCCATCGACGGCACCGAGGGGATGGCCCGCCTCGCGCCCGACGAGCGGACCCGCCAGGGGTTCATCGACACCGTGCCGCTGGGCCGCTTCGGCGTGCCGCAGGACATCGCCAACGCGGCGCTCTTCCTGGTGTCCGACGCGGCGAGCTACGTCACGGGCGTGATCCTGCCGGTGGACGGCGGCCAGAACATGCTGGGCGGCGCGCCGCAGTACGGGATGTACCGCCGGATGGGGCTGGCCCTGCCGGGGCAGGAGGGTTGA
- a CDS encoding enoyl-CoA hydratase-related protein has translation MTYESVRLAREGEVATLTLAHPKGAFGPTTWREVPLALRELEEARVLIVRGERHFSVGLDVAATAPMIAPALGNAARFRAVVDEMHAAIEGLAALPIPVVAAIDGWCIGAGLELAAACDLRLCSSGARFSLPEVRLGITADLGGLQRLPGLIGRGRAAHLALTGEPIEAATAERWGLVTEVLPDADALYARAGALAAHLAALPSKALEGTKRTLQDGLPHAESLAAAVEWNARHMTAEGLAGALKK, from the coding sequence ATGACCTACGAGAGTGTGCGCCTCGCCCGGGAGGGGGAGGTGGCGACCCTGACCCTCGCCCACCCCAAGGGGGCATTTGGACCGACGACCTGGCGCGAGGTGCCCCTGGCCCTACGCGAGCTGGAGGAGGCCCGCGTGCTGATCGTGCGCGGCGAGCGGCACTTCAGTGTGGGGCTGGACGTGGCGGCGACCGCGCCCATGATCGCCCCGGCTCTGGGTAACGCCGCCCGTTTCAGGGCTGTGGTGGACGAGATGCACGCGGCCATAGAGGGCCTCGCCGCCCTGCCGATCCCCGTGGTTGCCGCCATTGACGGCTGGTGCATCGGTGCGGGGCTGGAACTCGCCGCCGCCTGCGACCTGCGGCTGTGCAGCTCCGGAGCCCGCTTCAGCCTGCCGGAGGTGCGGCTGGGCATCACCGCTGACCTGGGTGGCCTCCAGCGCCTGCCGGGCCTGATTGGGCGGGGCCGGGCCGCGCACCTCGCCCTGACGGGCGAGCCCATTGAAGCCGCGACCGCCGAACGCTGGGGCCTGGTGACGGAGGTGCTGCCCGACGCGGACGCCCTCTACGCCCGCGCCGGGGCCCTCGCCGCCCATCTCGCCGCCCTGCCATCTAAAGCCCTGGAGGGCACCAAACGCACCCTGCAAGACGGCCTTCCACATGCTGAAAGTCTCGCTGCCGCCGTGGAGTGGAATGCGCGGCACATGACGGCGGAGGGGCTGGCGGGCGCCCTGAAGAAGTAA
- a CDS encoding ribonuclease HI, whose amino-acid sequence MNQAYVDASWHEQPDGHGVGGWGLVLLVPGELPARFQGQMNAPDNNAAELRAVLEAVRHAPEGEPLTVYTDNEAVIASVGRGRGPHLLAEAAREVQDEVEARKVTLRVEYTPRTRRHMLVAHDLANDARRGLTTPALHGPHADVLIEQRPAVPEARVSLRRYGERVTALVNLDPLSAVPPSAQALLAAVTLARPGEVLLVRRASKVAQALWQRPERALRPAALAQLQEARQTADGMGVQVQFQPAG is encoded by the coding sequence ATGAACCAGGCTTACGTGGACGCCAGTTGGCACGAGCAACCCGACGGGCACGGGGTCGGCGGGTGGGGGCTGGTGCTGCTCGTTCCGGGCGAGTTGCCCGCCCGCTTCCAGGGCCAGATGAACGCGCCCGACAACAACGCGGCCGAGCTGCGGGCCGTCCTGGAGGCCGTGCGCCACGCTCCCGAAGGTGAGCCCCTTACCGTCTACACCGACAACGAGGCGGTCATCGCGTCGGTGGGCCGCGGCCGGGGACCCCACCTGCTCGCCGAGGCCGCCCGCGAAGTGCAGGACGAGGTGGAGGCCCGGAAGGTGACCCTGCGGGTGGAGTACACGCCGCGCACCCGGCGCCACATGCTCGTCGCCCACGACCTCGCCAACGACGCGCGGCGGGGACTCACCACCCCCGCACTACATGGGCCACACGCGGACGTGCTGATCGAGCAGCGGCCCGCCGTGCCCGAGGCCCGGGTGAGCCTGCGCCGGTACGGCGAGCGCGTCACGGCCCTCGTGAACCTCGACCCCCTCTCGGCCGTGCCGCCGAGCGCACAGGCCCTGCTGGCCGCCGTCACCCTCGCGCGCCCGGGAGAGGTGCTGCTGGTGCGCCGGGCCAGCAAGGTGGCGCAGGCGCTGTGGCAGCGGCCCGAAAGAGCCCTGCGCCCCGCCGCCCTCGCCCAGCTTCAGGAGGCAAGGCAGACGGCCGACGGGATGGGCGTGCAGGTGCAATTCCAGCCCGCGGGGTGA
- a CDS encoding 2-oxoglutarate dehydrogenase E1 component — translation MTQSQTIMSGGNAAFIEGLYEAYLADPQSVDAEWRAYFDELRGGAKETAHSAVQQAFYELGTQRRGQAILPVPQGVSGAQQAAGALVTAYRVYGHISAKMNPLKMRGLPVVPELTPEYYGLSQADLSEYVQEGSFRGPLRDVIAGLQETYCGAIGFEFNYLPAPERKWFQDRIEPTRGRGQYSPEERRRLMTKLNAAEGLERYLHVKYVGQKRFSLEGSESFIPLLDRIIQQAGRFGVKETVIGMAHRGRLNVLVNIFGKKPSDLFAEFEGKKKISDNPDIAGDVKYHMGYSSDVRTPGGPMHLALAFNPSHLEIVSPVVHGSVRARQDRRGDAERKQVLPVTIHGDAAVSGQGVVMETLNLSRLRGFTTGGAVRIVINNQIGFTVSDPRDTRSSRYSTDVAKIANAPVLHVNGDDPEAVAYAGDLALEYRQTFGKDVFIDLISFRRHGHNEADDPTMTQPIMYREIKAHPGTRALYAQALEGAGVLKPSEGDALVERYRDQLDAGDAVVEEIENSEQSKLAADWKGYVNTHWTEDTPTAVPQERLTELGLKLAEVPQGFALHRGVARVMEARKAMARGEQLLDWGMGEMLAYATLLVEGYSVRLDGQDSGRGTFVHRHAVLHDQSAQDPMNEEYVSLAHLTPDQGRVEIVDSTLSEEAVLAFEYGYSTSEPKALVAWEAQFGDFANGAQAVIDQFLSAGESKWQRLSGLTMLLPHGYEGAGPEHSSARLERYLQLCAQKNMQVVVPSSAAQIFHLLRRQVLRPYRKPLIVMTPKSLLRNKLAMSPLAELAGGRFHEVIGDDTVQKARRVVISSGKLYWELFEARGANEEGYAGTALIRLEQLYPFPADALKAELAKHPGAEVVWAQEEPENQGAWLMIWEDLEKVLAEGQTLTHASRPRAASTAAGYASVHTQEQARVIADALGEPVTRKDAEVQVKAIAQATAQS, via the coding sequence ATGACGCAGTCGCAGACCATCATGTCCGGCGGGAACGCGGCCTTTATCGAGGGGCTGTACGAGGCGTACCTGGCCGACCCGCAGAGTGTGGACGCCGAGTGGCGCGCGTATTTCGACGAATTGCGTGGGGGCGCCAAGGAGACCGCGCACTCGGCGGTGCAGCAGGCCTTCTACGAGCTGGGCACCCAGCGCCGGGGACAGGCGATCCTCCCCGTGCCGCAGGGCGTCAGCGGCGCCCAGCAGGCGGCGGGCGCCCTGGTCACCGCCTACCGCGTCTACGGCCACATCAGCGCGAAGATGAATCCCCTCAAGATGCGCGGCCTGCCGGTCGTGCCCGAACTCACGCCCGAGTATTACGGCCTGTCGCAGGCGGACCTGAGCGAGTACGTGCAGGAGGGGTCCTTCCGCGGCCCTCTGCGTGACGTGATCGCCGGGCTCCAGGAGACGTACTGCGGGGCCATCGGCTTCGAGTTCAACTACCTGCCCGCCCCCGAGCGCAAGTGGTTCCAGGACCGCATTGAGCCCACGCGCGGGCGCGGCCAGTACAGTCCGGAGGAGCGCCGCCGCCTGATGACGAAGCTCAACGCCGCCGAGGGCCTGGAGCGCTACCTGCATGTGAAGTACGTGGGCCAGAAGCGTTTCTCGCTGGAGGGGAGCGAGAGCTTCATTCCCCTGCTCGACCGCATCATCCAGCAGGCCGGGCGGTTCGGCGTGAAGGAAACCGTCATCGGGATGGCGCACCGTGGCCGCCTGAACGTCCTAGTGAACATCTTCGGCAAGAAGCCCAGTGACCTCTTCGCGGAGTTCGAGGGCAAGAAGAAGATCAGCGACAACCCCGACATCGCGGGTGACGTGAAATACCACATGGGGTATTCGAGCGACGTGCGGACGCCCGGCGGGCCGATGCACCTCGCGCTCGCCTTCAACCCCAGTCACCTGGAGATCGTGTCGCCCGTGGTCCACGGCAGCGTGCGCGCCCGTCAGGATCGCCGGGGCGATGCGGAGCGCAAGCAGGTGCTGCCGGTCACCATCCACGGCGACGCGGCCGTGAGCGGGCAGGGCGTGGTTATGGAGACGCTGAACCTCTCGCGCCTGCGCGGCTTCACGACGGGCGGGGCCGTCCGCATCGTCATTAACAACCAGATCGGCTTCACGGTGAGCGACCCGCGCGACACCCGCTCCAGCCGCTACTCCACCGACGTGGCCAAGATCGCCAACGCACCCGTGCTGCACGTGAACGGGGACGATCCGGAGGCGGTGGCCTACGCCGGGGACCTCGCCCTGGAGTACCGCCAGACCTTCGGCAAGGACGTGTTCATCGATCTGATCTCCTTCCGCCGCCACGGCCACAACGAGGCGGACGACCCCACCATGACCCAGCCCATCATGTACCGGGAGATCAAGGCGCACCCCGGCACCCGCGCCCTGTACGCGCAGGCCCTGGAGGGGGCGGGCGTGCTGAAACCCAGCGAGGGCGACGCGCTCGTCGAGCGTTACCGCGACCAGCTCGACGCCGGGGACGCGGTCGTCGAGGAGATCGAGAACTCGGAGCAGAGCAAGCTCGCCGCCGACTGGAAGGGGTACGTGAACACCCACTGGACGGAGGACACGCCGACCGCCGTGCCGCAGGAGAGGCTCACCGAGCTGGGCCTGAAGCTGGCCGAGGTGCCGCAGGGCTTCGCGCTGCACCGCGGCGTGGCGCGCGTGATGGAGGCGAGAAAGGCAATGGCCCGCGGCGAGCAACTCCTCGACTGGGGCATGGGCGAGATGCTGGCCTACGCCACACTGCTCGTCGAGGGCTACAGCGTGCGGCTGGACGGCCAGGATTCGGGCCGCGGCACCTTCGTCCACCGCCACGCCGTCCTGCATGACCAGAGCGCGCAGGACCCTATGAACGAGGAGTACGTCAGCCTCGCGCATCTCACGCCGGACCAGGGCCGGGTGGAGATCGTGGACTCCACGCTCTCGGAGGAGGCGGTGCTCGCCTTCGAGTACGGCTACTCGACCTCCGAGCCCAAGGCGCTCGTCGCGTGGGAGGCGCAGTTCGGGGACTTCGCCAACGGGGCGCAGGCGGTGATCGACCAGTTCCTAAGCGCGGGCGAGAGCAAGTGGCAGCGCCTCTCGGGGCTCACGATGCTCCTGCCCCACGGGTACGAGGGCGCGGGCCCGGAGCACTCCAGCGCCCGGCTGGAGCGGTACCTGCAACTGTGCGCCCAGAAGAACATGCAGGTCGTCGTGCCGTCGAGCGCCGCGCAGATCTTCCACCTGCTGCGCCGCCAGGTGCTGCGGCCCTACCGCAAGCCGCTCATTGTGATGACGCCCAAGAGCCTGCTCCGCAACAAGCTCGCCATGAGCCCGCTTGCCGAACTCGCGGGGGGTCGTTTCCACGAGGTCATCGGCGACGACACGGTCCAGAAGGCCCGCCGGGTCGTCATCAGCTCCGGCAAGCTGTACTGGGAGCTGTTCGAGGCACGGGGCGCCAACGAGGAAGGATACGCGGGCACGGCCCTGATCCGCCTGGAGCAGCTCTACCCCTTCCCGGCAGACGCCTTGAAGGCTGAACTCGCTAAGCACCCCGGCGCCGAGGTCGTCTGGGCGCAGGAGGAGCCCGAGAACCAGGGCGCGTGGCTGATGATCTGGGAGGACCTGGAGAAGGTGCTGGCCGAGGGGCAGACCCTGACCCACGCCAGCCGCCCGCGCGCCGCGAGCACCGCCGCCGGGTACGCCAGCGTTCACACCCAGGAGCAGGCGCGGGTGATCGCCGACGCGCTGGGTGAGCCGGTCACACGCAAGGACGCCGAGGTGCAGGTCAAGGCTATCGCGCAGGCCACGGCGCAGAGCTGA
- the odhB gene encoding 2-oxoglutarate dehydrogenase complex dihydrolipoyllysine-residue succinyltransferase, which produces MADIKVPVFSESVSEGTLLTWHKQPGEPVKRGEVIAEIETDKVVLEVTAQQDGVLQSVAKNEGDTVLSEEVLGTIGEAGAAPAAPTPDQASGPVANTASAGGTAVHPNGYGTQDAGNEATRRDDLSPAVRKIVAENNLDPARIPATGPKGNITKEDAVVAAQGGLTYQGPQDAAEPPSMREAETATPQTQARTPSAPAPTAPVQAPQGARPEQRVPMTRIRQRIAERLKEVQNTAAILTTFNEVNMKPAMDLRKKYQDQFVAKHGVKLGFMSLFVRAATEALKQFPVVNASVDGKDIIYHGYYDIGIAVASDRGLVVPILRDTDQLSLAAIEKQIAEFATKARGGKLTLEDMSGGTFSITNGGTFGSMMSTPIINAPQSAILGMHNIIERPVAENGQVVIRPMMYVALSYDHRIIDGKEAVQFLVTIKNILEDPARMLLEI; this is translated from the coding sequence ATGGCGGATATCAAGGTTCCCGTATTTTCCGAGTCGGTGAGCGAGGGCACGCTCCTGACCTGGCACAAGCAGCCCGGCGAGCCCGTGAAGCGCGGCGAGGTCATCGCGGAGATCGAGACCGACAAGGTCGTGCTGGAAGTCACCGCCCAGCAGGACGGCGTGCTTCAGAGCGTCGCCAAGAACGAGGGCGACACCGTCCTCAGCGAGGAAGTCCTGGGGACCATCGGCGAGGCGGGCGCGGCCCCCGCTGCCCCCACCCCCGACCAGGCGAGCGGCCCGGTGGCGAACACGGCAAGCGCTGGCGGGACCGCCGTCCATCCGAACGGCTACGGCACCCAGGACGCGGGCAACGAGGCGACGCGCCGCGACGACCTCTCCCCTGCCGTCCGCAAGATCGTCGCCGAGAACAACCTCGACCCCGCGCGGATTCCCGCGACCGGCCCCAAGGGCAACATCACCAAGGAGGACGCGGTGGTGGCGGCCCAGGGCGGCCTGACATACCAGGGACCCCAGGACGCGGCCGAGCCCCCCAGCATGCGGGAGGCGGAGACGGCCACCCCCCAGACCCAGGCCCGCACTCCCTCTGCTCCGGCACCCACTGCCCCCGTCCAGGCCCCTCAAGGTGCCCGGCCCGAGCAGCGCGTGCCCATGACGCGCATTCGCCAGCGCATTGCCGAGCGGTTGAAGGAGGTGCAGAACACCGCCGCGATCCTGACCACCTTCAACGAGGTGAACATGAAACCGGCGATGGACCTGCGGAAGAAGTACCAGGACCAGTTCGTCGCCAAGCACGGGGTCAAGCTGGGCTTCATGAGCCTCTTTGTGCGCGCGGCGACCGAGGCCCTCAAGCAGTTCCCGGTCGTGAATGCCAGCGTGGACGGCAAGGACATCATCTACCACGGCTACTACGACATTGGCATCGCGGTGGCCTCGGATCGCGGCCTGGTCGTGCCCATCCTGCGCGACACCGATCAGCTCAGCCTCGCCGCCATCGAGAAGCAGATCGCCGAGTTCGCCACCAAGGCGCGCGGCGGGAAGCTGACGCTGGAGGACATGAGCGGCGGCACCTTCTCCATCACCAACGGCGGCACCTTCGGCTCCATGATGAGCACCCCCATTATCAACGCGCCCCAGAGCGCCATCCTGGGCATGCACAACATCATCGAGCGCCCCGTCGCCGAGAACGGCCAGGTCGTCATTCGCCCCATGATGTACGTCGCTCTGAGCTACGACCACCGCATCATTGACGGGAAGGAAGCTGTGCAGTTCCTGGTGACGATCAAGAACATTCTGGAAGACCCGGCGCGGATGCTGCTGGAAATCTGA
- a CDS encoding DUF2268 domain-containing putative Zn-dependent protease (predicted Zn-dependent protease with a strongly conserved HExxH motif), protein MEGLAQHFEVEERGEPLPYARIPDDLNALWQWAQAEPDEPSHSHAAWFFGSPLAGLPCWAGHALGYELVRRFLVFKGGDAVTHADAPADPIRGAWRL, encoded by the coding sequence TTGGAGGGCCTGGCCCAGCACTTCGAGGTGGAGGAACGCGGCGAGCCGCTGCCTTACGCCCGGATTCCCGACGACCTGAACGCGCTCTGGCAATGGGCGCAGGCCGAACCGGATGAGCCCAGCCACAGCCACGCCGCCTGGTTTTTCGGTTCGCCGCTGGCCGGGCTGCCATGCTGGGCCGGGCACGCGCTCGGGTACGAACTCGTGCGGCGTTTTCTGGTCTTTAAAGGTGGCGATGCTGTCACCCACGCCGATGCTCCCGCAGACCCGATTCGGGGCGCATGGCGGCTCTGA
- the pdxY gene encoding pyridoxal kinase PdxY gives MTAPVPALPPNILSIQSWVSYGHVGNAAAVFPLQRLGFEVWPIHTVQFSNHTGYGAWTGTVFPPELVADLLNGIEARGVLAQCNAVLSGYMGSEGTVSAVVEAVRRVRAAHPAALYCCDPVMGDVGRGVFVRPELPELIRTQAVPEADIVTPNQFELELLTRRGVKTLPGALEAARLLRERLREGGPRIVVVTSLVREDAPEGVIETLAVTGEGAWLCRTPLIPLDPPRNGTGDAIAALFLGQYLKTGDAGQALSLSMSALYALLDLTHRMGTREIQLVAAQDEYARPSQVFDAERVG, from the coding sequence ATGACTGCCCCAGTTCCTGCCCTGCCGCCCAACATCCTGAGCATCCAGTCGTGGGTGAGTTACGGGCACGTGGGGAACGCCGCCGCCGTGTTCCCGCTGCAACGCCTGGGTTTCGAGGTCTGGCCCATCCACACTGTTCAGTTCTCCAACCACACCGGCTACGGCGCCTGGACGGGCACAGTCTTCCCGCCCGAACTCGTGGCCGACCTGCTGAACGGCATCGAGGCGCGCGGGGTGCTGGCTCAGTGCAATGCCGTCCTGAGCGGCTACATGGGCTCGGAGGGCACCGTGAGCGCCGTGGTCGAGGCCGTGCGCCGGGTGCGGGCCGCCCACCCCGCCGCTCTGTACTGCTGTGATCCGGTCATGGGTGATGTGGGGCGCGGCGTGTTCGTGCGCCCCGAGCTGCCCGAACTGATTCGCACCCAGGCGGTCCCCGAGGCGGACATCGTGACGCCCAACCAATTCGAGCTGGAGCTGCTGACACGCCGGGGCGTAAAGACGTTGCCGGGGGCCCTGGAGGCCGCCCGTCTCCTGCGTGAACGCCTGCGCGAGGGCGGCCCCCGCATCGTGGTCGTGACCAGCCTGGTGCGGGAGGACGCGCCGGAGGGGGTGATCGAGACGCTGGCCGTGACCGGGGAGGGCGCCTGGCTGTGCCGCACGCCGCTGATCCCCCTCGACCCCCCGCGCAACGGCACGGGGGACGCCATCGCCGCCCTGTTCCTGGGGCAGTACCTGAAGACGGGGGACGCCGGGCAGGCCCTCAGTCTCAGCATGAGCGCCCTATACGCCCTGCTGGACCTGACCCACCGCATGGGCACCCGCGAGATTCAGCTTGTCGCCGCACAGGACGAGTACGCCCGGCCGAGTCAGGTGTTCGATGCGGAACGGGTGGGGTGA
- the pyrE gene encoding orotate phosphoribosyltransferase, producing MDVLALYREAGAYHEGHFLLASGRHSPKFLQSTTVLQYPHLTERIGQALAGKLREAGIQSQTLVGPAMGGVILAYEVARHFGSRAIFAEKDGKGGMKVREAFTVTPGETFVAVEDVLTTGGSVLKAVRAVEALGGRCVAIACIVDRRGEEGPLEGHPLVSLTRLTFDTYAPDEVPEWLAERPLQEI from the coding sequence ATGGACGTTCTGGCGCTGTACCGGGAGGCGGGCGCGTACCACGAGGGCCATTTTCTGCTCGCGTCGGGCCGCCACTCGCCCAAGTTCCTCCAATCCACCACCGTGCTGCAATACCCCCACCTGACGGAGAGGATCGGGCAGGCCCTTGCCGGAAAGTTGCGTGAGGCGGGCATTCAGTCCCAAACCCTCGTCGGCCCCGCGATGGGCGGTGTAATCCTCGCCTACGAGGTCGCCCGGCACTTCGGAAGTCGCGCCATCTTCGCAGAGAAGGACGGGAAGGGCGGCATGAAGGTCCGTGAGGCGTTCACGGTCACGCCCGGTGAAACCTTCGTCGCCGTGGAGGATGTGCTGACGACCGGGGGCAGCGTCTTGAAAGCCGTCCGCGCTGTGGAGGCCCTCGGCGGCCGTTGCGTTGCCATCGCCTGCATCGTGGACCGCCGGGGGGAGGAGGGACCGCTGGAAGGGCATCCCCTCGTCAGCCTCACCCGCCTGACCTTCGACACCTACGCACCGGACGAGGTGCCGGAGTGGCTGGCGGAGCGGCCTTTGCAGGAGATTTGA